The genomic window GCCTGTTTTCATTCCGCAGGCCGCTGCCCTGCGTTCGACCTTTGCCCAATCTTCAAGCGAAAAATCAATCTCCTTGCGGTGGACTTGTTTGTATTTTCTTGCCATTTTAGTTCTCCTTTCAATTAGTAATTATTCTTAGACGCTCCTCGAATGAGGGGCTATTTGTTTAGGGTAAGGGTTCCCTTAACAGCAAAATCGGAGAGGGTGACGCTCCGATTTGGAGGAAAGAGTCAAGGAATACGGCTCTTTCTATACTTGCTAGTATAATGTGAAATATACTTTTATAATAATCACATTTACACGAATTATCTCTGCTTGCTCAATAGGGCTATCAATTCTTTGTCAGCCTATTTCACCCGGATATTTGAGCAGGCTCGACTTATACACAAGTATCTTCCCACGCTCGCCTGCACCGCTGCGCATATATGCGACCTCGCCACGTTTCACAAGCTGCCTGACTGTATGCTCCGAAAGTCCGGGGATAAGTGCTGCACACTCCTTGATTGTCAACAGTTCTGGCATTAAAGGCTTGTTCTCGACCTTTGCAGGTGCAACATCTTCGACCGG from Ruminococcus sp. NK3A76 includes these protein-coding regions:
- a CDS encoding helix-turn-helix domain-containing protein, which gives rise to MKLNEKNELILQVAELLRQMIPVEDVAPAKVENKPLMPELLTIKECAALIPGLSEHTVRQLVKRGEVAYMRSGAGERGKILVYKSSLLKYPGEIG